The Primulina eburnea isolate SZY01 chromosome 8, ASM2296580v1, whole genome shotgun sequence genome contains a region encoding:
- the LOC140839392 gene encoding LOW QUALITY PROTEIN: UDP-glucuronate 4-epimerase 1-like (The sequence of the model RefSeq protein was modified relative to this genomic sequence to represent the inferred CDS: deleted 2 bases in 2 codons), which produces MFSSLLWWSPIIYPSCLPSDFWQVHFTFQFCICSSSLIFYLFFAFALFLDLLSGIFINREGSCKNFFFFYSKLELKKIMRSLAEEELLLPSTPGKFKDKSRTMHRQFHRCFASTSTMFLWALFLVALTAAYLSFQSFVDSGSRFFSTAWGGAHWEHQVRSSAKIQRQNGVTVLVTGAAGFVGSHVSIALKKRGDGVVGLDNFNNYYDPSLKTARRSLLDSHKIFIVEGDVNDARLLARLFEIVRFTHVMHLAAQAGVRYAMENPLSYVHSNIAGLVTLLEACKNSDPQPAIVWASSSSVYGLNEKVPFSESDRTDRPASLYAATKKAGEEITHTYNHIYGLSITGLRFFTVYGPWGRPDMAYFSFTRNILQGKPITVYRGKDRADLARDFTYIDDIVKGCVASLDTAKRSTGSGGKKRGPAQYRIFNLGNTSPVTVPLMVEILEKLLKVKAKKNMVDMPGNGDVPFTHANISSAQKELGYKPVTDLQTGLKKFVKWYISYHGHNHRKNM; this is translated from the exons ATGTTCTCATCTCTTCTGTGGTGGTCTCCCATTATATATCCATCCTGCCTTCCTTCCGATTTTTGGCAGGTGCATTTTACTTTTCAATTTTGCATCTGTTCCTCTTCTTTAATTTTCTACCTGTTCTTCGCTTTCGCTCTGTTTCTTGATTTGTTATCTGGGATTTTTATCAATCGGGAAGGAAGTTGTaagaatttcttcttcttttatTCGAAAttagaattaaaaaaaattatgcggTCCCTAGCCGAGGAAGAGTTGCTCCTGCCTTCTACGCCGGGGAAATTCAAGGATAAATCGCGGACAATGCACCGACAGTTCCACCGGTGCTTTGCGTCGACGAGTACGATGTTCCTATGGGCTCTGTTCTTGGTGGCGTTGACGGCGGCGTATCTGAGTTTCCAATCATTCGTCGATTCCGGTAGTAGGTTCTTCTCCACCGCGTGGGGCGGTGCCCACTGGGAGCATCAGGTCAGGTCCTCCGCGAAGATCCAAAGGCAGAACGGGGTCACCGTGCTCGTAACCGGCGCC GCCGGATTCGTCGGATCCCACGTGTCGATTGCCCTGAAGAAACGTGGAGATGGCGTCGTTGGGTTGGACAACTTCAACAACTACTACGACCCTTCATTGAAAACGGCCCGAAGAAGCCTCCTCGATTCCCACAAAATCTTTATCGTGGAAGGAGATGTCAACGACGCGCGATTGTTAGCCAGGCTCTTCGAGATCGTACGCTTCACCCACGTGATGCACTTGGCTGCGCAGGCCGGTGTACGATACGCCATGGAGAATCCCCTGTCTTACGTACACAGCAACATTGCCGGCCTCGTTACCCTTCTCGAAGCCTGCAAAAACTCCGACCCGCAACCCGCCATTGTATGGGCCAGCTCCAGCTCCGTATACGGGTTAAACGAAAAAGTTCCGTTCTCCGAATCGGATCGCACCGACAGACCCGCTTCACTATACGCGGCCACTAAGAAAGCCGGGGAAGAAATAACACATACATACAACCACATATACGGGTTATCCATAACCGGGTTGCGTTTCTTCACGGTTTACGGGCCGTGGGGCAGACCCGACATGGCTTATTTCTCTTTCACCCGCAACATTTTACAGGGTAAGCCCATCACAGTTTACCGCGGAAAAGACCGGGCAGACTTGGCCCGGGACTTCACTTACATAGATGATATCGTGAAGGGTTGCGTGGCCTCACTGGATACAGCTAAGAGGAGTACTGGGTCGGGCGGGAAGAAACGCGGCCCAGCTCAATATCGGATCTTCAATTTGGGTAATACC TCGCCCGTGACTGTGCCCTTGATGGTTGAAATATTGGAGAAGCTTTTGAAAGTGAAGGCTAAGAAGAATATGGTGGACATGCCAGGAAACGGCGACGTTCCGTTCACTCATGCGAATATCAGCTCGGCCCAGAAGGAATTAGGGTACAAACCCGTAACCGATTTGCAAACCGGGTTGAAAAAGTTTGTCAAGTGGTATATATCGTATCATGGCCATAATCATCGCAAAAATATGtga
- the LOC140839169 gene encoding uncharacterized protein, with the protein MMKIPNQLDSPNSTAQSIASDDNLPPEVESQKFRKVENTGVDLNLLKRDPGLRRQIWEYSPNEQEEIRRAYLNLKAFQPILSEYPLNKNSLHPRRFQSSWYELFPWLEYSLAKDKAFCFPCFIFNKPSGCPKQTAFTVDGFDNWKKVRSGKTCSFQCHIGKDNVSSPHRIAEKACDDLMNQPRHIQRFFDKVSLETVARNRLRLKVGIHVVRLLALQGVPFRGHDESSNSSNCGNFLEFLDIVALYNDELSCAIEKAPKNTKYTCHDIQKQILHMFSIRMKNIIREEIAGSKYCIVVDEARDESKREQLSIVLRFVDKDGCIQERFFGLVHVSDTTALTLKNAIYSSLAHYNLDVQNIRGQGYDGASNMRGEFNGLQALILKDCKSAYYVHCFAHRLQLALVGAAKNVTPIHQFFDKLTFIVNIVGASCKRNDELKEAHTDDIAHLISINELETGRGLNQLCTLQRAADTRWSSHFRSVSSLIKMFSASCTVLLKVMEDGLPSQRADATSVYDEMTSFDFVFILHLMREIMEIIDVLCQTLQRKSQDILNAMELVSSTKKLLQELRDDKWDDLLEKVKSFCVARNIDVPDFSAQYVDRRDAVELLMLSSALNPQNACDSLRYLDICKLVEKFYPQDFTSDEKERLEMQLKHYEHNVVIGLYYKSLSTLSELCQWLVKTKKADIYDLVFRVIVLVLTLPVSTATTERSFSAMNIVKTRLRSKMEDDFLSDALMIFIEREIAKNICIDTIIEDFENFKERRIPFS; encoded by the exons ATGAT GAAGATACCAAATCAATTAGATTCACCCAACTCTACAGCTCAGTCCATAGCCTCGGATGATAATCTTCCACCTGAGGTTGAGTCTCAAAAGTTTAGAAAGGTTGAAAATACCGGGGTTGATCTTAACTTGTTAAAGCGTGATCCAGGATTGCGTCGACAAATATGGGAATACTCTCCCAATGAGCAAGAGGAAATTCGTCGAGCTTATCTAAATCTGAAAGCATTTCAGCCAATACTTTCAGAATACCCACTAAACAAAAACAGTCTTCATCCTCGCAGGTTTCAATCATCCTGGTATGAGCTTTTTCCTTGGTTAGAGTATTCCCTAGCAAAAGATAAAGCTTTCTGCTTTCCATGCTTTATCTTTAACAAGCCATCTGGATGTCCGAAGCAAACTGCATTTACAGTTGATGGATTTGATAATTGGAAGAAGGTTCGAAGTGGAAAAACATGTTCTTTCCAATGCCATATTGGAAAAGATAATGTATCATCACCCCATCGTATTGCAGAAAAGGCATGTGATGATTTAATGAACCAACCTCGACATATACAAAGATTTTTCGACAAAGTTAGCTTAGAAACAGTTGCAAGAAATCGTCTTCGGTTGAAAGTTGGTATACATGTAGTTCGGTTGCTTGCACTTCAAGGCGTTCCTTTTCGAGGTCATGATGAGAGCTCTAATTCATCTAATTGtggaaattttcttgaatttcttgatATTGTGGCCTTGTATAATGATGAACTTTCATGTGCAATAGAGAAAGCCCCGAAAAATACCAAGTACACATGCCATGATATTCAAAAGCAAATACTTCACATGTTCTCAATccgaatgaaaaatataattcgTGAAGAAATTGCAGGGAGCAAGTATTGCATAGTCGTCGATGAAGCTCGTGATGAGTCGAAAAGAGAACAATTGTCTATAGTGTTGAGGTTTGTGGACAAAGATGGATGCATACAAGAACGTTTTTTTGGGCTTGTTCATGTGTCAGATACGACAGCTTTGACATTAAAGAATGCTATATATTCTTCTTTGGCACATTACAATTTGGATGTTCAAAATATTAGAGGTCAAGGTTATGATGGTGCTAGCAATATGAGGGGTGAGTTCAATGGATTGCAAGCTTTGATTTTGAAAGATTGTAAGTCGGCTTATTATGTTCATTGCTTTGCCCATAGACTGCAGTTGGCTCTTGTTGGAGCAGCAAAAAATGTAACTCCCATTCATCAGTTTTTCGATAAATTAACTTTCATAGTTAATATTGTTGGTGCTTCGTGCAAGCGTAATGATGAATTGAAGGAAGCTCACACAGATGACATTGCTCACTTGATTTCTATTAatgaacttgagacagggcgtggacttaatcagttgtgcactTTACAACGGGCAGCTGACACGCGTTGGAGTTCTCATTTTAGATCTGTGTCGAGCTTGATCAAGATGTTTAGTGCATCATGTACGGTATTGCTCAAAGTTATGGAAGATGGGCTTCCTTCCCAACGAGCAGATGCAACATCTGTTTATGATGAAATGACTTCATTTGATTTTGTATTCATCTTGCATCTTATGAGAGAAATTATGGAGATCATAGATGTTCTTTGTCAGACATTGCAACGTAAGTCTCAAGACATTTTGAATGCAATGGAGCTAGTGTCATCTACAAAAAAATTACTTCAAGAGCTAAGGGATGACAAATGGGATGATTTGCTTGAAAAAGTGAAGTCTTTTTGCGTGGCTCGTAATATTGATGTTCCTGATTTTAGTGCTCAATATGTTGATAGGCGAG ATGCGGTGGAGTTACTTATGCTTAGTTCAGCCTTAAATCCTCAAAATGCATGTGACTCATTGAGATATCTGGATATATGCAAATTGGTTGAAAAGTTTTATCCACAAGATTTTACTAGTGACGAAAAAGAGCGACTAGAGATGCAGTTGAAGCATTATGAGCATAATGTAGTTATAGGGCTATACTACAAAAgtctttcaactctttctgaGTTGTGTCAATGGTTGGTGAAGACTAAAAAAGCTGATATATACGACCTTGTTTTTAGAGTGATCGTGCTTGTGTTGACTCTTCCAGTTTCTACGGCTACTACAGAACGATCATTCTCAGCTATGAATATCGTCAAAACTCGGCTTCGGAGCAAAATGGAGGATGATTTTCTCTCGGATGCATTGATGATATTTATTGAAAGAGAAATTGCTAAAAATATTTGTATTGATACTATcattgaagattttgaaaactTTAAGGAACGTCGAATTCCTTTTAGTTAG